A window of the Streptomyces luomodiensis genome harbors these coding sequences:
- a CDS encoding beta-N-acetylhexosaminidase gives MTHDPAGLIPAPRHDESRPDRAGARIDPLRTALAAGPGTEGVARLLRASLGQALGLALPDGEPGGRDTVTLRIDTALEPEGYRLTVADGRVEIAGGAAAGVHWGTQTLRQLLGPDAFRRAPLRGAGAAWDLAERTVEDAPRFAWRGLMLDVARHFMPKDGVFAYIDLLAAHKLNVLHFHLTDDQGWRVEIRRYPKLTETGAWRERTKLGHRASPLWDERPHGGYYTQDDIREIVAYAAERHITVVPEIDIPGHSQAAIAAYPELGNTDVIDTASLGVWTTWGINPNVLSPTDNTLRFYENVLAEVLELFPGSFVHIGGDECPKDQWKASPAAQERIRALGLADEDALQSWFIRHFGRWLAERGRRLIGWDEILEGGAPGAPLPEGAAVSSWRGYAGGIAAARAGHDVVMCPEQQVYLDHRQAPGEDEPVPIGYVRTLEDIYRFEPVPPQLTGSGADRVLGAQANVWTEVMEDRRRVDYQTFPRLAAFAEVVWSALPPSPARDFGAFEERMEAHYARLDALGVSYRPPAGPLPWQRRPGILGRPREGAPPIV, from the coding sequence ATGACACACGACCCCGCGGGGCTGATCCCCGCACCCCGCCACGACGAGAGCCGGCCGGACCGCGCGGGCGCGCGGATCGACCCGCTCCGCACCGCCCTGGCCGCCGGCCCCGGCACCGAAGGGGTGGCGCGCCTGCTGCGCGCGAGCCTCGGCCAGGCGCTCGGACTGGCCCTGCCGGACGGCGAACCCGGCGGCCGGGACACCGTCACGCTGCGGATCGACACCGCGCTGGAGCCCGAGGGCTACCGGCTCACCGTGGCCGACGGGCGCGTGGAGATCGCGGGCGGCGCGGCCGCGGGCGTCCACTGGGGCACCCAGACCCTCCGTCAGCTGCTGGGCCCCGACGCCTTCCGCCGCGCTCCGCTGAGGGGCGCGGGGGCCGCCTGGGACCTTGCGGAGCGGACGGTCGAGGACGCGCCGCGGTTCGCCTGGCGCGGGCTGATGCTGGACGTGGCCCGTCACTTCATGCCCAAGGACGGCGTCTTCGCCTATATCGACCTGCTCGCCGCCCACAAGCTCAACGTGCTCCACTTCCACCTCACCGACGACCAGGGCTGGCGCGTCGAGATCCGCCGCTATCCGAAGCTCACCGAAACCGGCGCCTGGCGCGAGCGCACCAAGCTCGGCCACCGGGCCTCCCCGCTGTGGGACGAGCGGCCGCACGGCGGCTACTACACCCAGGACGACATCCGCGAGATCGTCGCCTACGCCGCCGAGCGGCATATCACCGTCGTCCCGGAGATCGACATCCCCGGACACTCGCAGGCCGCCATCGCCGCGTACCCGGAGCTGGGCAACACGGACGTCATCGACACCGCCTCCCTCGGAGTCTGGACCACCTGGGGCATCAACCCGAACGTACTCTCCCCCACCGACAACACGCTCCGCTTCTACGAGAACGTGCTGGCCGAGGTCCTGGAGCTGTTCCCCGGCAGCTTCGTCCACATCGGCGGCGACGAGTGCCCCAAGGACCAGTGGAAGGCGTCCCCGGCCGCCCAGGAGCGCATCCGCGCACTGGGCCTGGCCGACGAGGACGCGCTCCAGAGCTGGTTCATCCGCCACTTCGGCCGCTGGCTCGCCGAGCGCGGCCGCCGGCTGATCGGCTGGGACGAGATCCTCGAGGGCGGCGCGCCCGGCGCCCCGCTGCCCGAGGGCGCCGCCGTCTCCTCCTGGCGCGGCTACGCGGGCGGGATCGCCGCCGCGCGGGCCGGCCACGACGTCGTCATGTGCCCCGAGCAGCAGGTGTACCTGGACCACCGGCAGGCCCCGGGCGAGGACGAGCCGGTCCCGATCGGCTATGTGCGCACCCTGGAGGACATCTACCGTTTCGAACCCGTTCCACCGCAGCTCACCGGCTCGGGCGCGGACCGGGTGCTGGGCGCCCAGGCCAATGTCTGGACCGAGGTGATGGAGGACCGCCGGCGCGTCGACTACCAGACCTTCCCCCGGCTCGCCGCCTTCGCCGAGGTCGTCTGGTCGGCCCTGCCACCGTCCCCCGCACGGGACTTCGGGGCGTTCGAGGAGCGCATGGAGGCACACTACGCGCGCCTGGACGCGCTCGGCGTGAGCTACCGCCCGCCCGCCGGGCCGCTGCCCTGGCAGCGGCGCCCCGGGATTCTCGGACGCCCGCGCGAGGGGGCGCCCCCGATCGTGTGA
- a CDS encoding carbohydrate ABC transporter permease, which produces MSHSRVAPRIRRPWRLAAEVTALIVAAVVAFPLYWMVLSAFKPAGEIQSTEPRPWTTSPSLDSFRRVFQQEDFGRYFLNSLFVAGVVVVASALIAFLAATAVARFRFRFRTTLLVMFLVAQMVPVEALTIPMFFLMRDLGESVPGVGLNTLGSLILPHIAFSLPFAIWMLRGFVKAVPEALEEAAYLDGASRSRFLWQILFPLVFPGLVATSVFSFISAWNDFLFAKSFIISATENSTLPMALLVFFKAEGNDWGGIMAASTVMTIPVLIFFVLVQRRLVSGLGGAVKD; this is translated from the coding sequence GTGAGCCACTCGCGCGTCGCGCCGCGCATCCGCCGCCCCTGGCGTCTCGCCGCCGAGGTCACCGCCCTGATCGTGGCGGCCGTGGTCGCCTTCCCGCTGTACTGGATGGTGCTCTCGGCCTTCAAGCCCGCGGGGGAGATCCAGTCCACCGAGCCCCGGCCCTGGACCACCTCCCCCTCGCTGGACTCCTTCCGGCGCGTCTTCCAGCAGGAGGACTTCGGGCGCTACTTCCTCAACAGCCTCTTCGTGGCCGGGGTGGTGGTGGTCGCGTCCGCGCTGATCGCCTTCCTCGCGGCGACGGCGGTCGCCCGCTTCCGGTTCCGCTTCCGCACCACGCTGCTGGTCATGTTCCTCGTCGCCCAGATGGTGCCGGTCGAGGCGCTGACCATCCCCATGTTCTTCCTGATGCGCGATCTGGGGGAGTCGGTGCCGGGGGTCGGCCTCAACACCCTGGGCTCGCTGATCCTGCCGCACATCGCCTTCTCGCTGCCGTTCGCCATCTGGATGCTGCGCGGCTTCGTCAAGGCCGTGCCCGAGGCGCTGGAGGAGGCGGCCTACCTCGACGGCGCCAGCCGCTCCCGCTTCCTGTGGCAGATCCTCTTCCCCCTCGTCTTCCCGGGACTCGTCGCGACGAGCGTCTTCTCGTTCATCTCCGCCTGGAACGACTTCCTCTTCGCCAAGTCCTTCATCATCAGCGCGACCGAGAACTCCACCCTCCCGATGGCACTGCTGGTCTTCTTCAAGGCCGAGGGCAACGACTGGGGCGGCATCATGGCGGCGTCCACCGTGATGACCATCCCGGTGCTGATCTTCTTCGTACTCGTACAGCGCCGACTGGTCTCCGGCCTCGGCGGCGCGGTGAAGGACTGA
- a CDS encoding carbohydrate ABC transporter permease translates to MTPGTTQHARRAPAAAGRSRPGPAAPAGGRATKGRGRGSWTPWLYLAPALVVLGGLLVYPIYQLGLISFLEYTQAQVSGGEPTTFQGFANYAELFGDGEFWNVVVATLLFAAVCVVSTLAVGCALAVLLTRVRAIPRLALMLAALGAWATPAITGSTVWVFLFDADFGPVNKVLVWFGLSGFEDYSWTYDRYSAFALVLFEVVWCSFPFVMVTVYAGIRAIPTEVLEAAALDGASTWRIWRTVMAPMLRPILVVVTIQSIIWDFKVFTQIYVMTDGGGIARQNMVLNVYAYQKAFASSQYSLGSAIGVVMLLILLAVTLVYLRLLRRQGEEL, encoded by the coding sequence GTGACCCCCGGCACCACACAGCACGCGCGGCGAGCGCCGGCCGCGGCCGGCCGGTCCCGGCCGGGGCCCGCCGCCCCGGCCGGCGGCCGCGCCACGAAGGGCCGCGGGCGGGGGAGCTGGACTCCCTGGCTCTATCTCGCCCCGGCGCTCGTGGTCCTGGGCGGGCTGCTCGTCTACCCCATCTACCAGCTCGGCCTGATCTCCTTCCTGGAGTACACCCAGGCGCAGGTCAGCGGCGGTGAGCCGACCACCTTCCAGGGGTTCGCCAACTACGCCGAGCTGTTCGGCGACGGCGAGTTCTGGAACGTCGTCGTGGCCACCCTGCTCTTCGCCGCCGTGTGCGTGGTGTCCACCCTCGCGGTCGGCTGTGCGCTCGCGGTGCTGCTGACGCGCGTACGGGCTATTCCGCGGCTGGCGCTGATGCTGGCCGCGCTCGGGGCCTGGGCCACCCCTGCGATCACCGGCTCGACGGTCTGGGTCTTCCTCTTCGACGCCGACTTCGGACCGGTGAACAAGGTCCTGGTGTGGTTCGGGCTCTCCGGGTTCGAGGACTACTCCTGGACGTACGACCGCTACAGCGCCTTCGCCCTGGTGCTGTTCGAGGTCGTGTGGTGTTCGTTCCCGTTCGTGATGGTCACGGTCTACGCGGGTATCCGGGCCATCCCCACCGAGGTGCTGGAGGCCGCCGCCCTCGACGGCGCCTCCACCTGGCGGATCTGGCGCACCGTCATGGCGCCCATGCTGCGGCCGATCCTCGTCGTGGTGACCATCCAGTCGATCATCTGGGACTTCAAGGTCTTCACCCAGATCTACGTGATGACCGACGGCGGCGGGATCGCCCGCCAGAACATGGTGCTCAACGTGTACGCGTACCAGAAGGCGTTCGCGTCCTCCCAGTACAGCCTGGGCTCGGCGATCGGCGTAGTGATGCTGCTGATCCTGCTGGCCGTCACGCTGGTCTATCTGCGGCTGCTGCGACGTCAGGGAGAAGAACTGTGA
- a CDS encoding extracellular solute-binding protein, giving the protein MKPSHLSAFTRLSSRVTVPVVALVLAGLTATGCAPSTSDNSSTEDEKSGKLRVWLFQEVNNAPKKKVIDEAVAGFEKQHDGTEVEVTYIPIDTRAQKIKAAFNDPKSAPDVMEFGNTDTAGYVKDGGLLDISKEFGAWDDSTNIDPTAKYSLTIGGKVYGAPLFVGVRALYYRTDVFKDLGLEPPATMDELIATAKKIRAERPDLYGLAVGGAYTYGAMPFIWANGGDLANEKGKFGSNEYEAAIDSADAQKGVKAYTSLFGDDNCPAAKCAQWGGNDTIEAFASGKAGMAIGGDFNHQAIEAGKVKGKYKVVPLPGVKEGEIAPAFAGGNNIGVLKSTSHRTLAVDLLKTLAGKQTQRGLFDAMGFLPTFTDVRGDVAGKDPFVKPFVETLNDSAKFVPTSPGWAAIDSQLVLPTMFQEIVSGRKSVATATKDAARQMDEAFQQ; this is encoded by the coding sequence ATGAAGCCGTCCCATCTCTCCGCGTTCACCCGGTTGTCGTCCCGCGTCACCGTACCGGTGGTGGCGCTGGTCCTGGCGGGGCTGACCGCCACCGGATGTGCCCCTTCCACCTCCGACAACAGCTCCACGGAGGACGAGAAGAGCGGCAAGCTGCGTGTCTGGCTCTTCCAGGAGGTCAACAACGCGCCCAAGAAGAAGGTGATCGACGAGGCGGTCGCCGGCTTCGAGAAGCAGCACGACGGCACCGAGGTCGAGGTGACCTACATCCCGATCGACACCCGGGCGCAGAAGATCAAGGCGGCCTTCAACGACCCCAAGAGCGCTCCGGACGTGATGGAGTTCGGCAACACCGACACCGCCGGCTACGTCAAGGACGGCGGACTGCTGGACATCAGCAAGGAGTTCGGCGCCTGGGACGACTCCACCAACATCGACCCCACCGCCAAGTACTCGCTGACCATCGGCGGCAAGGTCTACGGCGCTCCGCTCTTCGTCGGCGTGCGGGCGCTGTACTACCGGACGGACGTCTTCAAGGACCTCGGCCTGGAGCCGCCGGCCACCATGGACGAGTTGATTGCGACCGCGAAGAAGATCCGCGCGGAGCGGCCGGATCTGTACGGCCTCGCGGTCGGCGGCGCCTACACCTACGGCGCGATGCCGTTCATCTGGGCCAACGGCGGCGACCTCGCCAACGAGAAGGGCAAGTTCGGCTCCAACGAGTACGAGGCGGCCATCGACAGCGCCGACGCCCAGAAGGGCGTCAAGGCGTACACCTCGCTCTTCGGCGACGACAACTGCCCGGCCGCCAAGTGCGCCCAGTGGGGCGGCAACGACACCATCGAGGCGTTCGCCTCGGGCAAGGCGGGCATGGCGATCGGTGGCGACTTCAACCACCAGGCCATCGAGGCGGGCAAGGTCAAGGGCAAGTACAAGGTCGTGCCGCTGCCGGGCGTGAAGGAGGGCGAGATAGCGCCGGCCTTCGCGGGCGGGAACAACATCGGGGTGCTCAAGAGCACCTCGCACCGCACCCTCGCCGTGGACCTGCTGAAGACGCTCGCCGGGAAGCAGACCCAGCGCGGCCTCTTCGACGCCATGGGCTTCCTGCCCACCTTCACCGATGTGCGCGGCGACGTCGCCGGCAAGGACCCCTTCGTCAAGCCCTTCGTGGAGACCCTCAACGACAGCGCCAAGTTCGTGCCCACGTCCCCCGGCTGGGCGGCCATCGACTCGCAGCTGGTCCTCCCCACGATGTTCCAGGAGATCGTCAGCGGCCGTAAGAGCGTGGCGACCGCCACCAAGGACGCCGCGCGGCAGATGGACGAGGCGTTCCAGCAGTGA
- a CDS encoding DUF3039 domain-containing protein has protein sequence MSTLEPERGAGTGTLVEPTPQVSHGDGDHERYAHYVQKDKIMESALSGSPVVALCGKVWVPGRDPKKYPVCPMCKEIFEGMGAGGDKGKDGDGKK, from the coding sequence ATGAGCACTCTTGAGCCCGAGCGCGGGGCAGGCACGGGGACCCTCGTTGAACCGACACCTCAGGTGTCGCACGGTGACGGCGACCACGAGCGCTATGCCCATTACGTTCAGAAAGACAAGATCATGGAGAGCGCCCTCTCCGGATCTCCGGTGGTAGCACTCTGCGGCAAGGTCTGGGTCCCGGGCCGTGACCCGAAGAAGTACCCGGTGTGCCCCATGTGCAAGGAGATCTTCGAGGGCATGGGCGCCGGCGGGGACAAGGGCAAGGACGGCGACGGCAAGAAGTAG
- a CDS encoding YqgE/AlgH family protein yields the protein MTEVSSLTGRLLVATPALADPNFDRAVVLLLDHDEEGSLGVVLNRPTPVGVGDILESWAALAGEPGVVFQGGPVSLDSALGVAVVPGESGRSAARGEDGPLGWRRVHGAIGLVDLEAPPELLAAAVGSLRIFAGYAGWGPGQLEDELAEGAWYVVESEPGDVSSPAPERLWRAVLRRQRSELAMVATYPDDPSLN from the coding sequence ATGACCGAGGTGTCCTCGCTCACAGGACGGCTGCTTGTCGCGACACCGGCGCTTGCTGACCCGAACTTCGACCGCGCGGTGGTGCTCCTCCTCGACCACGACGAGGAGGGCTCGCTCGGCGTGGTCCTGAACCGTCCGACCCCGGTGGGAGTGGGCGACATCCTGGAGTCCTGGGCCGCGCTCGCCGGGGAGCCGGGGGTGGTCTTCCAGGGCGGTCCGGTCTCGCTGGACTCCGCGCTGGGCGTGGCCGTGGTGCCCGGCGAATCGGGCCGGTCCGCGGCGCGCGGCGAGGACGGGCCACTCGGTTGGCGCAGAGTGCACGGGGCGATCGGGCTGGTCGACCTGGAGGCGCCGCCGGAGCTGCTGGCCGCGGCCGTGGGGTCGCTGCGCATCTTCGCCGGTTACGCGGGCTGGGGGCCCGGTCAGCTGGAGGACGAGCTCGCCGAGGGCGCGTGGTACGTGGTGGAGTCCGAACCGGGCGATGTGTCCTCGCCCGCCCCCGAGCGGCTGTGGCGCGCGGTGCTGCGCCGCCAGCGCAGTGAGCTGGCCATGGTCGCCACGTATCCGGACGACCCTTCTCTCAACTAG
- the murA gene encoding UDP-N-acetylglucosamine 1-carboxyvinyltransferase — protein sequence MTRSNDVLLVHGGTPLEGEIRVRGAKNLVPKAMVAALLGSAPSRLRNVPDIRDVRVVRGLLQLHGVTVRPGDESGELVLDPTHVESANVADIDAHAGSSRIPILFCGPLLHRLGHAFIPGLGGCDIGGRPIDFHFDVLRQFGATIEKRADGQYLEAPHRLRGTKIRLPYPSVGSTEQVLLTAVLAEGVTELSNAAVEPEIEDLICVLQKMGAIISMDTDRTIRITGVDKLGGYNHRALPDRLEAASWASAALATEGSIFVRGARQREMMTFLNTYRKVGGAFDIGDDGIRFWHPGGKLDAIALETDVHPGFQTDWQQPLVVALTQASGLSIVHETVYESRLGFTSALNQMGAHIQLYRECLGGSACRFGQRNFLHSAVVSGPTKLQGADLVIPDLRGGFSYLIAALAAQGTSRVHGIDLINRGYENFMEKLVELGAKVELPTGAGPA from the coding sequence ATGACCCGCTCGAACGATGTCCTGCTCGTCCATGGCGGCACCCCGCTCGAAGGCGAGATCCGTGTCCGTGGCGCGAAGAACCTCGTGCCGAAGGCCATGGTGGCCGCCCTGCTCGGCAGTGCGCCCAGCAGGCTGCGCAACGTCCCCGACATCCGCGATGTGCGGGTGGTGCGCGGGCTGCTCCAGCTGCACGGCGTGACGGTGCGCCCCGGTGACGAGTCCGGTGAGCTGGTGCTCGACCCCACACACGTGGAGAGCGCCAATGTCGCCGACATCGACGCGCACGCCGGTTCCTCGCGGATTCCGATCCTCTTCTGCGGTCCGCTGCTGCACCGCCTCGGCCACGCCTTCATCCCCGGCCTGGGCGGCTGCGACATCGGCGGCCGGCCGATCGACTTCCACTTCGACGTCCTGCGCCAGTTCGGCGCGACGATCGAGAAGCGCGCGGACGGCCAGTACCTGGAGGCCCCGCACCGGCTGCGCGGCACCAAGATCCGGCTGCCGTACCCGTCGGTCGGCTCCACCGAGCAGGTGCTGCTGACGGCGGTGCTCGCCGAGGGTGTGACGGAACTCTCCAACGCGGCCGTCGAGCCGGAGATCGAGGACCTCATCTGCGTGCTGCAGAAGATGGGCGCCATCATCTCCATGGACACCGACCGCACGATCCGGATCACCGGTGTCGACAAGCTCGGCGGCTACAACCACCGCGCCCTCCCGGACCGCCTGGAGGCCGCCTCCTGGGCCAGCGCGGCGCTGGCGACCGAGGGCAGCATCTTCGTCCGCGGCGCCCGGCAGCGCGAGATGATGACCTTCCTGAACACCTACCGCAAGGTCGGCGGCGCCTTCGACATCGGCGACGACGGCATACGGTTCTGGCACCCGGGCGGCAAGCTCGACGCGATCGCCCTGGAGACCGATGTCCACCCCGGCTTCCAGACCGACTGGCAGCAGCCCCTGGTGGTGGCCCTGACCCAGGCGTCGGGCCTGTCCATCGTCCACGAGACGGTCTACGAGTCGCGGCTGGGCTTCACCTCCGCGCTGAACCAGATGGGCGCGCACATCCAGCTCTACCGCGAATGCCTGGGCGGCTCCGCGTGCCGCTTCGGCCAGCGCAACTTCCTGCACTCCGCCGTCGTCTCCGGCCCCACCAAGCTCCAGGGCGCCGACCTGGTCATCCCCGACCTCCGCGGCGGCTTCTCCTACCTGATCGCGGCCCTGGCGGCCCAGGGCACCTCGCGGGTCCACGGCATCGACCTGATCAACCGCGGCTACGAGAACTTCATGGAGAAGCTGGTGGAACTGGGCGCGAAGGTGGAGCTGCCCACCGGCGCCGGCCCCGCCTGA
- a CDS encoding HU family DNA-binding protein produces MNRSELVAALSERAEVTRKDADAVLAALAEVVGEVVAKGDEKVTIPGFLTFERTHRAARTARNPQTGEPIEIPAGYSVKVSAGSKLKEAAKGK; encoded by the coding sequence ATGAACCGCAGTGAGCTGGTGGCCGCTCTGTCCGAGCGCGCCGAGGTGACCCGAAAGGACGCCGACGCCGTTCTGGCCGCCCTCGCCGAGGTGGTCGGGGAGGTCGTCGCGAAGGGCGACGAGAAGGTCACCATCCCCGGCTTCCTGACCTTCGAGCGCACCCACCGTGCCGCTCGCACCGCGCGCAACCCGCAGACCGGTGAGCCGATCGAGATCCCGGCCGGCTACAGCGTGAAGGTCTCCGCGGGCTCCAAGCTCAAGGAAGCCGCCAAGGGCAAGTAA
- a CDS encoding NAD-dependent malic enzyme — translation MATAPSVSYSMTVRLEVPASGTAVSQLTTAVESSGGSVTGLDVTASGHEKLRIDVTIAATSTAHAQEIVEKLRGIEGVSLGKVSDRTFLMHLGGKIEMSAKHPIRNRDDLSMVYTPGVARVCQAIADNPEDARRLTIKRNSVAVVTDGSAVLGLGNIGPKAALPVMEGKAALFKRFAGIDAWPLCLDTQDTDEIVAIVKAIAPGFAGINLEDISAPRCFEIEARLREAVDIPVFHDDQHGTAIVVLAALTNALRVVDKKIEDVRVVMSGAGAAGTAILRLLIAAGVRHAVVADIHGVVHAGREDLVSADPESPLRWIADNTNPEGVTGTLRDAVRGADVFIGVSAPNVLSGDDVAAMADGAIVFALANPDPEVDPAIARQTAAVVATGRSDFPNQINNVLVFPGVFRGLLDAQSRTVNTEMMLAAAGALADVVHDDELNANYIIPSVFNDKVAGAVAGAVREAARPVTGTTAV, via the coding sequence ATGGCAACGGCGCCCAGCGTCTCGTATTCGATGACGGTCCGGCTGGAGGTGCCCGCGAGCGGTACCGCGGTCAGCCAGCTGACCACGGCCGTGGAGTCCTCCGGTGGCTCGGTGACGGGCCTTGACGTGACCGCTTCCGGCCACGAGAAGCTCCGGATCGACGTCACCATCGCCGCGACCTCGACCGCGCACGCCCAGGAGATCGTCGAGAAGCTGCGGGGCATCGAGGGCGTCTCGCTCGGCAAGGTGTCGGACCGTACGTTCCTGATGCACCTCGGCGGCAAGATCGAGATGTCGGCGAAGCACCCCATCCGCAACCGTGACGACCTGTCCATGGTCTACACGCCGGGTGTCGCCCGGGTCTGCCAGGCCATCGCGGACAACCCCGAGGACGCCCGCCGGCTCACCATCAAGCGCAACAGCGTGGCCGTCGTCACGGACGGTTCCGCGGTCCTCGGCCTCGGCAACATCGGCCCCAAGGCCGCCCTGCCGGTCATGGAGGGCAAGGCGGCTCTGTTCAAGCGGTTCGCGGGCATCGACGCCTGGCCGCTCTGCCTGGACACCCAGGACACCGATGAGATCGTCGCGATCGTGAAGGCGATCGCCCCCGGCTTCGCGGGGATCAACCTGGAGGACATCTCCGCGCCCCGCTGCTTCGAGATCGAGGCGCGGCTGCGCGAGGCCGTGGACATCCCGGTCTTCCACGACGACCAGCACGGCACCGCGATCGTGGTGCTCGCCGCCCTCACCAACGCGCTGCGGGTGGTCGACAAGAAGATCGAGGACGTGAGGGTCGTCATGTCCGGCGCGGGCGCCGCCGGCACGGCCATCCTGCGGCTGCTGATCGCCGCGGGCGTGCGCCACGCGGTGGTCGCCGACATCCACGGTGTGGTGCACGCCGGCCGCGAGGACCTGGTCTCCGCCGACCCGGAGTCCCCGCTGCGCTGGATCGCCGACAACACCAACCCGGAGGGCGTCACGGGCACCCTGCGCGACGCCGTGCGGGGCGCGGACGTCTTCATCGGTGTCTCGGCCCCGAACGTGCTCTCCGGCGACGACGTGGCCGCCATGGCGGACGGCGCGATCGTCTTCGCGCTGGCCAACCCGGACCCCGAGGTGGACCCGGCGATCGCCCGGCAGACCGCCGCGGTGGTCGCCACCGGCCGCTCGGACTTCCCGAACCAGATCAACAACGTGCTGGTGTTCCCGGGCGTTTTCCGTGGTCTGTTGGACGCACAGTCGCGTACGGTGAACACCGAGATGATGCTGGCGGCTGCCGGTGCACTCGCGGACGTCGTCCACGACGACGAGCTCAACGCCAACTACATCATTCCGAGCGTCTTCAACGACAAGGTCGCAGGGGCGGTCGCCGGGGCCGTACGTGAGGCGGCACGCCCTGTGACCGGGACCACTGCGGTCTAG
- a CDS encoding cold-shock protein, producing MAQGTVKWFNAEKGYGFIAQEDGGPDVFVHYSSIDGSGYRSLVDEQRVEFQIVQGRKGPQAEEVRVLGG from the coding sequence ATGGCTCAGGGCACCGTGAAGTGGTTCAACGCCGAGAAGGGCTACGGGTTCATCGCCCAGGAGGACGGCGGACCGGACGTCTTCGTCCACTACAGCTCGATCGACGGCAGCGGCTACCGAAGCCTGGTCGACGAGCAGCGGGTCGAATTCCAGATCGTGCAGGGCCGCAAGGGCCCGCAAGCGGAAGAGGTCCGCGTCCTCGGCGGCTGA